The Sphingomonas sp. G-3-2-10 DNA window GGCCGATGCGCGGGCGCGCCGTCTCGACGATCGACCAGATCGCAATGCCCAGCACCGCGGCGAAGAAGAGCGTTCCCAGAATTGCGACCATCTTATCGTCTCCGTCCCGAGGGGCGCCTTGCCGCGTCCGCCTCATGAACCCTTTATGTTCCATTAATGTTCAGCGCGTCAAGCGTTCGATCGCTTTTTGTTCCATTTTCCGCTAACCATATGGTTGCACAGGAGAACGGATCGCGACTCGCCGGGTTCCAAAAGGCGATCCGATGGCATCCACGATCCGCACCAATCGGCTTGCAATCGCCGCGGCTTGCCTGTAACGGCGCGCCCTCAACCCCACATGGGAAGCATCATAACCCGGTGCCGTGATACCACGGTCACTCGCTTCCCAGAGGATCAACCGGAAGGAATTATCCTATGGCGGCACCTGTCGTCTCCATGCAGCAGCTGCTCGAGTCGGGCGCACATTTCGGTCACCAGACGCACCGCTGGAACCCGAAGATGAAGCCTTACATCTTCGGCGACCGTAACGGCGTCCACATCATCGACCTGTCGCAGACCGTTCCGCTCTTCGCGCGCGCTCTCGAATTCGTGAACTCGACCGTCGCCGCCGGCGGCAAGGTCCTGTTCGTCGGCACCAAGCGCCAGGCGCAGGAACCGATCGCCGAAGCAGCCCGCCGTTCGGGCCAGCACTTCGTCAACCATCGCTGGCTGGGCGGCATGCTCACCAACTGGAAGACCATCTCGGGCTCGATCAAGCGTCTCAAGACCCTTGAAGAGCAGCTTTCGGGCGACACGCACGGCCTCACCAAGAAGGAAGTGCTGAACCTGACCCGCGAGAAGGACAAGCTGGAGCTTTCGCTCGGCGGCATCCGCGACATGGGCGGCGTTCCCGACATCATGTTCGTGATCGACGCGAACAAGGAAGAGCTGGCGATCAAGGAAGCCAACACGCTCGGCATCCCCGTCGTCGCGATCCTCGATTCGAACGTTTCGCCCGACGGCATCGCATTCCCGGTTCCGGCGAATGACGACGCATCGCGCGCCATCCGCCTCTACTGCGAAGCCATTGCGATCGCCGCGACCCGTGGTGGTCACGAGCAGCAGGCTCGCCGTGGCGCCGACATCGGTGCGATGGACGCCCCGCCGGTCGAGGAAGCGCTGAGCGCTCCGGTCGACGCCGGTGCAGCCGAGGCCCCTGCGGCCGACGCTCCGGTCGTGACCGCCGAGGAGTTCGAAGCTCCCGCCGCCACGACCGAGCCGGAAGCGGCCGCCGAAGGCGAGCGCCAGCTCGACGCGTAAGCCGTCGCTTCGACAAGTCTTCTCACCCGTTCGTGCTGAGCTTGTCGAAGCACCGTCTTTCTCTCGTAACAAAGAGAGAAGAACGGCCCTTCGACAGGCTCAGGGCGAACGGAATTTTTTTGAGTGCCGCGAAAGAGCCGCGGCCCAACCGATAAGGAACTGGAAAATGGCAGAGATCACCGCATCCGCCGTCAAGGAACTGCGCGAGCGCTCGGGCGCCGGCATGATGGATTGCAAGAAGGCGCTGACCGAAACCGCAGGCGACATCGAAGCCGCCAGCGACTGGCTGCGCTCGAAGGGCCTGGCCGCCGCCGCGAAGAAGTCGAGCCGCACCGCGGCCGAAGGTCTGGTCGGCGTTGCCGTCGCCGGCACCAAGGGCGTTGCGATCGAAGTCAACTCGCAGACCGACTTCGTCGCGAAGAACGAAATCTTCCAGGGCTTCGTCCGCGAAGTGACCGGCATCGCGCTCGAAAAGGGTGACGATGTCGAGGCGCTGAAGGCTGCTCCGATGGCTGCCGGCGGCACCGTCGAGGAAGTCCTGATCGCGAACATCGCCACGATCGGCGAGAACCAGGTGTTCCGTCGCGCCAAGGCCGTTTCGGTCGCCAACGGCGCGGTGATCCCGTACGTCCACAACGCCGCGGCTCCGGGTCTCGGCAAGATCGGCGTGCTGGTCGCGCTGGAATCGGACGCCGGCGTCGACGTGCTCGAGCCGCTGGGCAAGCAGATCGCGATGCACATCGCCGCTGCCTTCCCGCTGGCGCTGACCATCGCCGACCTCGACCCCGAAGTCGTCGAGCGCGAAGCTGCGATCCTGCGTGAGAAGAACGCGGACAAGATCGTCGGCAAGAGCCCCGAAGTGGCCGAGAAGATCCTCAACGGCCCTATCGAGAAGTTCAAGAAGGAGAACGCTCTCCTGTCGCAGCTGTTCGTGATGGACGGCAAGACCCCGGTAGCCGACGTGATCGAGAAGGCTGGCAAGGATGCCGGCGCTCCGATCGTGCTGAAGGACTATGTCCGCTTCCAGCTCGGCGAAGGCATCGAGAAGGAAGAGAGCGACTTCGCCGCCGAAGTGGCTGCGACCGCCGGTCTCACCAAGTAAGCCTTTTCACGAGGCAGATTGCGGGCGTGGTCACTCCGGTGGCCGCGCCCGTTTTCGTTCGGGGGCTGGTTGCGGCCTTCCTTCAATCATGATGAGGTGCGCGGCATGGCATATCGCCCGGGCAAAGCGCGCATCGCCCTGTTTTTCGCGGTCCTCGCGGGGATGATCGCGTTGGCCTTTGGATGGGCGCTCGGCGGCGCATACTCCGAGACCTTTCCGCGCCCGTTCAATGCCGCACAATGGAAGGCCGCGAGCACATATGACAAAACCCGCTGCGGCATGATCGTCGACCTTCAGTACCGGATCGGCCTTGCCGGCAAGACGCGGGAAGAAGTGGTACAATTGCTAGGGTCGCCCGAAGACCGGTATAACGACCCGTCGTACAGCCACTGGCATTTGTGCCCGAGCGTCATGGATATCTGGGTAATCGAGGTGCAATGGAAGGATGGCCGGGTTGTGTCGGCCCGCGTCCGCGACACCTGAACGCACGGGCAGGCTCGATACCCTTGGCGAAGGCTCCCGCTGCGCCTAAGCCTGCGCCATGCCGACCATGCTCATCCTGGCCGCCCTCGCGATGCTCGCCCCGCCCAGCGATCCCGCGACCCATGCCGCAGAGCGGGACAAGAGCTGCACCGCCGAACAGTTCGACATCCTGCCGATGACGGGCGGCGGACGGAAATATCGCGACAAACGCAGCGGGGTCACTGCGCCTTCGACTGTGGGCAAGGCAATGCTCGCGGGATGCGGGGTCGCACCCAATGGCGTCGAATTCTATTACGAGATGGACGCCGGCGGGCCGCTCCACGAACGCTGCATGCAGGTGTTCCAGATCCGCTATTTTCCCGGCCTGGGCGCTCAGTCGAAGGAAGCCGTCAATGCGTTGGCGGCGCAATGGGGGCCGGATGCGCGGCCGGCCTTCGGCACGCGGCGGGTGGGCACGCCCGATCATCTGATCGAGGTCTTCCACGCAGGCGGAGTCGCAGCCAATGCACGGGGCCGTTTCCGGCTGACCCAGTTCGGCTATGCCAGGGGCAATGATCTGGTGCTGGGCGCCGAAACGATGGCCGAGGACCCGTTCTGCACCCAGGCCTCGCAGAACAGCCAGACCTTCCTGCGCGAATTCCCCTGGCCCTGAGGAGAGACGGGAAATGGCCACCTATGCCGAGCTGGGCGCGAAGCTGCTTCACGACGCCGCGACCTTTTTCCGCAATGTCGGTGCGCAGAACCCCGCGCTTGCCGACCAGATGAACGACAATGCTGCGGTCTATGAGCAAGTCGCCGACATGCTCGCGGCAAATCCGCTGGGGCAATTGGACATTGGCGAGACGCCACTGGGCTGAACCGGACCGGCGCCGCCGAAATTCCACGCGATCTGCACGGCTTCTCCGCTTGGCTTCCCGGCGGCGCGCATCTAAGGTCCGCGCCGCCTCCCACTACATGTCCGGAACCCATGACTCTGCCACGCTTCAAACGCATCCTGTTGAAACTCTCGGGCGAGGTCCTGATGGGGCAGGGGCAGTTTGGCATCGATCCGGCGACCTGCGAGCGCGTCGCGCTGGAAGTGAAGGCTGCGCGCGAGGCCGGGCATGAAGTCTGCCTGGTCGTCGGCGGCGGCAACATCTTCCGCGGCGTCGCGGGTGCGGCCCAGGGGATCGAGCGCACCACCGGCGACTATATGGGCATGCTCGCCACGGTGATGAACGCGCTGGCGATGCAAAGCACGCTGGAGAAGCTGGGCGTGCACACCCGCGTCCAGTCCGCCGTGCAGATGGACAAGATCTGCGAGCCCTTCATCCAGCGCCGCGCCGAGCGTCATCTGGAAAAGGGCCGCGTGGTGATCTTCGCCGCGGGGGTCGGCAGCCCGTTCTTCACCACCGACAGCGGCGCAGCCCTGCGCGCTGCCGAGATGAAGTGCGACGCGCTGTTCAAGGGAACCTCGGTCGATGGCGTGTACGACGCCGATCCCAAGAAGGTTTCGAGCGCGCAGCGTTACGAGACGCTCGATTACAACCGCGTCCTTGCCGACAATCTGAAGGTGATGGACGCCGCCGCCGTGGCGCTGTGCCGCGACTCCAATATCCCGATCGTGGTGTTCAACATCCGCGAGGAAGGCAATCTCGCCGCAGTGTTGCGCGGCGAGGGCACCTCCACGATCGTCCGCAACGAACAAGAAGCATACGCATAAGGCCCCGTGCCTTGATAAGGAGAGCCCGAAATGGCCGCTTACGATAAAGCCGATCTCGAACGCCGCATGGCCGGCGCTGTCGAGGCGCTGAAGCATGATTTGCAGGGCCTGCGCACTGGCCGTGCATCGACCGCATTGCTCGATCCGGTGACGGTCGAAGTCTATGGTGCGCATATGCCGATCAACCAGGTCGCGACCGTTTCTGTGCCCGAGCCGCGCATGATCTCGGTTCAGGTGTGGGACAAGTCCAATGTCGGTCCGGTCGAAAAGGCGATCCGTTCGGCAGGTCTTGGCCTCAACCCGATTACCGACGGCCAGACCCTGCGCCTGCCGATCCCCGATCTGACCGAGGAACGCCGCAAGGAACTCGCCAAGCTGGCCGGCAAATATGCCGAGGGCGCGCGCATCGCGGTGCGCAATGTGCGCCGCGACGGCAACGACAATCTGAAGACCGACGAAAAGAAGGGCGTCTTCGGCGAGGACGAGCGCAAGCGCCACGAGACCGAAGTCCAGAAGCTGACCGACGCGACGATCGCCGATATCGACGCAGCAGCGGCTGCCAAGGAAAAGGAAATCATGGGCAAATGACGGACGCGCGCCGCCCTGATCTCCGCGTTCGCGCCGGAGAATAGGCGTGGCCGCCAACGCTGCGCCTCTGCCGGCCGACGGTGTATTGCCGCGCCATGTCGCCATCATCATGGACGGCAACGGGCGCTGGGCGAAGAAGCGGTTCCTGCCGCGCATCGCCGGGCACAGGCAGGGCGTGGAAGCGGTGCGCCGCGTCAGCCGCGCGGCGCGCCAGCTCGGCATCGAAGTCCTGACCCTCTACGCCTTCTCGTCCGAGAACTGGAGGCGTCCGGAAGATGAAGTGCGCGACCTGATGGGCCTGCTCCGCCATTTCCTGGCGAGCGAACTCGATGAACTGATCAGCGAAGGCGTGAAGCTGAAGGTGATCGGCGAGTTCCGCCGGCTTTCGCCCGATCTGGTCGAGATGATCGATCAGGCGATGGCGCGTACCGCCGCCAGCCCGGGGCCGACGCTGGTGATCGCGCTGAACTATGGCGCTCAGGCGGAGATCGCTGCCGCCGCGCGCCATCTGGCGAGCGAAGCGGCCGCCGGGCGGATCGCGATCGAGGCGATCGACGAGAAGGCGATCGACAATGCGCTGGAAACACGTGACCTGCCGCCGCTCGACCTGCTGATCCGGACCTCGGGCGAGCAGCGCCTTTCGAACTTCCTGCTGTGGCAGGCGGCCTATGCCGAATTGCTGTTCGTCGACACGCTGTGGCCCGATTTCGACGGTGACACGCTGGCCGAGGCGATCGGGCAGTTCGGACGGCGTCAGCGGCGCTTCGGGGGCCTGTGAGCAAGAACGCCGATCTTCCCAAACGGTTCGTCGTCGCGGTCCTGCTGATCGGCGTGGCCTTCGCTGCGCTGTGGCTGGGCGGCTTCGTCTTCTGGCTGCTGGTCGCGATCGGCGGGCTGCTGATGCTGGCCGAATGGGCCAATCTGGTCGGCGCGACACCCCGGCAACGGCTGCTCGCGCAATATGCGCTGACCGTACCGCTGGCGATCATGTCGCCACTGGCGGCAGGGCCGGGCTTTCTCGCGCTGGGCCTGATCGGTGCGGCGCTGTTCTTCACCGGCGCGACGAGCCGCAACGTGCGGCTGGCATGGGGCGTGGCGTATGTCGGGCTGCCGGTGCTGGCGCTGATGGTGCTGCGCGGCGAGCCGAACGGCTTCCTGCTGACCTTCTGGGCGATGGCTCTGGTCTGGGCCTGCGACAGCGGCGCCTATTTCGCCGGACGCGCGATCGGCGGGCCGAAGCTGGCGCCGTCGATCAGCCCGAACAAGACCTGGGCCGGGTTCATCGGCGGGGTCGTCGCCGCGGGCGTGTTCGCCGGCGTGCTGGCGGCGTTTTTCGGCCTGCCCATCGCCCTTGCCGCCGCGACGCCATTGCTGGCGATGTTCGCGCAAGCCGGCGATCTCTACGAAAGCCATCTCAAGCGGGTCGCAGGCGTGAAGGATTCGGGCAACCTGCTGCCCGGACATGGCGGGCTGCTCGACCGGCTCGACGGGCTGGTCGCGGTGGCGCCGGCTGCCGCGCTGCTGGTGCTGCTGCTCAAATGAAGCGCGTCACCATCCTCGGCGCGACCGGATCGGTCGGCAGTTCGACCCTGGACCTGATCGAACGCGAGCCCGAACGGTTCGAAGTCGTCGCGCTGACCGCGAATGGCGATGCGGACAAGCTCGCCGCAGCCGCAATCCGCACCAATGCGAAGCTGGCGGTGGTCGCCGACGCGGCGTGCCTGCCAAAGCTGCAGGCGCGGCTGGACGGCACCGGTATCGAGGCGAGGGGCGGGGCCGATGCGGTGTGCGACGCCGCACGCATGGGCGCCGACTGGACTATGGCCGCGATCGTCGGGACCGCAGGGCTGAAGCCGGTGATGGCCGCGCTCGAGGCGGGCGGCACGGTGGCGCTGGCCAACAAGGAATCGCTGGTTTCGGCAGGCGCAGTGATGACCGCCGCCGCACGAGCGCACGGCACGACGCTGCTGCCGGTGGATTCGGAGCATAACGCCGTCTTCCAGTGCCTCGACCGCACTGCACCCGAGCGCGTGCGCCGGATCATCCTGACCGCGAGCGGCGGCCCGTTCCGCACCCGCAGCCTCGACGAGATGCGCGCGATCACGCCCGCGCAGGCCGTGGCGCATCCGAACTGGTCGATGGGCGCCAAGATCTCGGTCGATTCGGCGACGCTGATGAACAAGGGGCTTGAGCTGATCGAGGCGTTCCACCTGTTCCCGGTGGCGGCCGAACAGCTCGATGTGATCGTCCATTCGCAGTCGGTGATCCACTCGATGGTGGAATATGTCGACGGTTCGGTGCTGGCCCAGCTGGGCTCGCCCGACATGCGAATCCCGATCGCCTATGCGCTCGCCTGGCCGGATCGGATGGAAACTCCGTGCGAGCGCCTCGATTTGGCCCGGATTGCCCGGCTCGATTTCGAGGAGCCCGACTATGAACGCTTCCCCTGTCTGGCCCTTGCCCGCGAGGCGCTGAGGGCCGGCGGCGCGCGTCCGGCAATCCTCAATGCAGCCAATGAAGTGGCTGTGGCGGCCTTCCTCGCGGATGGGCTCAACTTTCTTGAAATTGCCGCAATCGTTGCCGATACGCTGAGCCGCTATGACCCGCCCGCTCCGGACACGCTCGACGCCGTACTGGCCATCGACGCAGAAGCCCGGCGCTACGCGGTCGAGCGTGTGAAGGACTGCGTCGCTTGATCGAAAATCCCGGCATCCTGCTGACCGTTCTGGCGTTCGTGCTGGTGCTGGGTCCGCTCGTGTTCCTGCATGAGCTGGGTCACTATCTCGCGGGCCGCTGGTTCGGCGTGAAGGCCGATGAATTCTCGATCGGCTTCGGCCGCGAGATCGCCGGTTTCACCGACAAGCGGGGCACGCGCTGGAAGTTCGGCTGGCTGCCGCTGGGCGGCTATGTCCGTTTCGCGGGCGACATGAACCCGGCGAGCCAGCCCGATCCGAACTGGCTGGCGCTACCGGCCGAGGAACGCTCGAAGACGTTCCAGTCCAAGCCGCTGTGGCAGCGCGCGATCATCGTCGCAGCCGGCCCCATCGCCAATTTCATCGTCGCGATCGTGCTGCTGGCCGGGTTCGCGACCCTCTATGGCAAGCCGATGACGCCGACGGTGATCGCCAGCGTCGCGGCCGGAAGCCCCGCCGCCGCCGCCGGTCTGCAGGCAGGCGACCGCGTCACCGCGCTGGGCGGACGCGAGGTCGGCACCTTCAACGAACTGGCGGAATATACGATGTTCCGTCCCAACGAGGCCATGACGGTCTCGTTCGAGCGTGGCGGGCAGGCGATGTCGGCCGATCTCACCACCGGCGTCCGCGAAGAGCGGGACCGTTTCGGCAACGTGTACAAGATCGGCTTCCTGGGCGTCGGCTCGGGCGAGCGCGTGATGCAGCCCGTGGGCCTGCTCGAAGCGCCGCTGATCGGCATGAGGGAAACCGGCCGGGTCATCCGCACGACGATCGACGGACTGGGCCAGATCATCACCGGACGGCGCTCGATCGACGAGCTGGGCGGGCCGCTGCGCATCGCGAAGGTGTCCGGCGAGCGTCTCTCGATGGGATTGAACGAGTTCGTGTTCCTGATCGCGCTCATTTCGATTAATCTGGGATTCATTAACCTCTTGCCAGTCCCGGTGCTGGATGGCGGCCATTTGCTGCTGTACGGAATCGAGGCAATCAGGCGGCGGCCGGTCGAGCCGCAGGTAATGGAGTGGGCGTATCGCGGTGGCCTGATGGCGGTTCTCGCGCTGATGGTGTTCGTAACTCTCAATGATCTGGGCGCTTTCGGCGTGTGGAGAAATCTGGCCGGGTTGATCGGCTGACGTGCTTGGGGCAGGGCGGTACGCCGCCGTGCAGACCGGCGAATATTGATTCCGACTGGGGTGGATGGTGACTGCTATTAAGGCGAAACATATGGGCGTGAGCGCCACCAAGCTCCTCGCAGGTACGATCCTGTCGGCGGGAATCGCTGTGACCCCCGCAATGGCGCAGGTTGCGACGCCGCCGGCGGCGCAGCCCGAAGCGGTGGCCGTCGCGCCCCAGGCGCAGAAGACGATCCGCTCGCTGCGCGTCGAAGGTTCGCAGCGTCTCGAGCCCGATACGATCCTGTCCTACACCCAGCTGCGCGTCGGCGGCACCTACACCAACGAGACGATCGACCAGGCGATCAAGGACCTGATCGCATCCGATCTGCTGGCCGATGTCGAGATCGCGGGCGTCGAGACCGGCGATATCGTGATCCGCGTCCGCGAGAACCCGATCATCAACCGCGTGATCTTCGAGGGCAACAAGCGCCTCAAGAGCGACAAGATCGTCAAGGAAGTGAAGCTGGCGCCGCGCCAGATCTTCACTCGCACCGCGGTCCGCGCCGACGTGGCGCGCATCGTCGAACTGTATCGCCGCCAGGGCCGCTTCGCCGCGAATGTCGAGCCCAAGATGGTGATGCTCGACCAGAACCGCGTCGACGTGATCTTCGAAATCCGCGAAGGACCGAAGTCAAAGGTCCGCCAGATCAACATCATCGGCAACGAGGTGTTCTCCGACGGCAAGCTGCGCGGCGAGATGGCGACCAAGCAGGCCCGCATCACCTCGATCATGAGCTCGAACACGAGCTACGATCAGGATCGCCTGGCCTATGACCAGCAGAAGCTGCGCCAGTTCTACCTGACCGAAGGCTATGCCGATTTCCGCGTGATCTCGGCCATTGCCGAGCTGACGCCGGACAAGAAGGACTTCATCATCACCTATGTGGTCGAGGAAGGACCGCGCTACAAATTCGGCCCGATCACGGTCGACAGCGCGATCCGCGACTTCGACGACAAGAAGATGGCCGAGAATCTGCCGATCAAGGAAGGCCAGTTCTATAACGCGAAGGCCGTCGAAGACTCGGTGGAGACGCTGAGCGAGACCGCTGGCCTGTTCGGCTATGCCTTCGCCGACGTGCGCCCGGAATTCCAGCGCGATCGTGAAAACCTCACGATGACGATCAACTTCCACATCGCCGAGACGAACCGCACCTATATCGAGCGGATCGACATCACGGGGAACACCCAGACGGTCGACAAGGTCATCCGCCGCGAAATGCGCGTGGCCGAGGGCGACGCGTTCAACACCTTCCTGGTCAAGCGTTCGCAGGACCGCATCAACTCGCTCGGCTTCTTCCAGGACAAGTTCGAGATTGAGCGCAAGGAAGGCTCGGCGCCGGACCGCATCGTCCTGTCGGCGAACGTCGAAGAGCGCGCGACCGGCGAACTCACCCTGTCGGCGGGCTTCTCGAGCCTCGAACGCTTCATTCTTCAGGCGTCGATCCGTCAGCGCAACTTCCGCGGCAAGGGACAGACCCTGTCGGCCTCGGTCGATTATTCGAGCTATTCGAAGTCGGTTGAGCTGGGCTTCACCGAGCCTTACCTGTTCGACCGCAATATCGCGCTGGGCGCCACGATCTTCCGCCGCGATTACAACGCGTTCAACTATATCGGTTCGGACCGCAACACGACCTACAGCCAGGTCTCGACCGGCCTCCAGCTCGTCACCGGCGTGCCGCTGACCGAGTATTGGACGCTGTCGGGCCGCTACACGCTGATGCAGGACGAAGTGACGCTCGACAAATCGAGCTTCTATTCGGATCTCAACAGCGACGGCGTGATCGGCGACAATGAGTGCGATCCGCTGAAGGCGGGCCGTTATTATTGCGACGCGATCGGCACGCGCATCACCTCGCTGGTCGGCATCTCGCTGATCTATGACAGCCTCAACAGCCGCCTGCGCCCGACCCGTGGCCAGCGGCTGGTGGTCGGCGCCGACTTCGCCGGTCTTGGCGGCGACGTGCGCTATGCCCGCGCCCGTATCGACGGCAAGAAGTTCTGGCATGTCGGCAGCGGCTTCATCGCGTCGGTCTCGGCCGAAGGCGGCTATATCCACTCGTTCGAAAAGAGCAGCGGCGGGGGCATCGATCCGGTGCGCATCACCGATCGCTTCTATCTGGGCGAACCGCAGTTCCGCGGCTTCGACATTCGCGGCGTCGGTCCGCGCGTGCAGCGCATCGGCTTCACCGGCGATGCGGTGACCGGCAACCAGCTGCTCGTGACCGAC harbors:
- the rpsB gene encoding 30S ribosomal protein S2, coding for MAAPVVSMQQLLESGAHFGHQTHRWNPKMKPYIFGDRNGVHIIDLSQTVPLFARALEFVNSTVAAGGKVLFVGTKRQAQEPIAEAARRSGQHFVNHRWLGGMLTNWKTISGSIKRLKTLEEQLSGDTHGLTKKEVLNLTREKDKLELSLGGIRDMGGVPDIMFVIDANKEELAIKEANTLGIPVVAILDSNVSPDGIAFPVPANDDASRAIRLYCEAIAIAATRGGHEQQARRGADIGAMDAPPVEEALSAPVDAGAAEAPAADAPVVTAEEFEAPAATTEPEAAAEGERQLDA
- the tsf gene encoding translation elongation factor Ts; protein product: MAEITASAVKELRERSGAGMMDCKKALTETAGDIEAASDWLRSKGLAAAAKKSSRTAAEGLVGVAVAGTKGVAIEVNSQTDFVAKNEIFQGFVREVTGIALEKGDDVEALKAAPMAAGGTVEEVLIANIATIGENQVFRRAKAVSVANGAVIPYVHNAAAPGLGKIGVLVALESDAGVDVLEPLGKQIAMHIAAAFPLALTIADLDPEVVEREAAILREKNADKIVGKSPEVAEKILNGPIEKFKKENALLSQLFVMDGKTPVADVIEKAGKDAGAPIVLKDYVRFQLGEGIEKEESDFAAEVAATAGLTK
- the pyrH gene encoding UMP kinase produces the protein MTLPRFKRILLKLSGEVLMGQGQFGIDPATCERVALEVKAAREAGHEVCLVVGGGNIFRGVAGAAQGIERTTGDYMGMLATVMNALAMQSTLEKLGVHTRVQSAVQMDKICEPFIQRRAERHLEKGRVVIFAAGVGSPFFTTDSGAALRAAEMKCDALFKGTSVDGVYDADPKKVSSAQRYETLDYNRVLADNLKVMDAAAVALCRDSNIPIVVFNIREEGNLAAVLRGEGTSTIVRNEQEAYA
- a CDS encoding phosphatidate cytidylyltransferase, which codes for MSKNADLPKRFVVAVLLIGVAFAALWLGGFVFWLLVAIGGLLMLAEWANLVGATPRQRLLAQYALTVPLAIMSPLAAGPGFLALGLIGAALFFTGATSRNVRLAWGVAYVGLPVLALMVLRGEPNGFLLTFWAMALVWACDSGAYFAGRAIGGPKLAPSISPNKTWAGFIGGVVAAGVFAGVLAAFFGLPIALAAATPLLAMFAQAGDLYESHLKRVAGVKDSGNLLPGHGGLLDRLDGLVAVAPAAALLVLLLK
- a CDS encoding 1-deoxy-D-xylulose-5-phosphate reductoisomerase, encoding MKRVTILGATGSVGSSTLDLIEREPERFEVVALTANGDADKLAAAAIRTNAKLAVVADAACLPKLQARLDGTGIEARGGADAVCDAARMGADWTMAAIVGTAGLKPVMAALEAGGTVALANKESLVSAGAVMTAAARAHGTTLLPVDSEHNAVFQCLDRTAPERVRRIILTASGGPFRTRSLDEMRAITPAQAVAHPNWSMGAKISVDSATLMNKGLELIEAFHLFPVAAEQLDVIVHSQSVIHSMVEYVDGSVLAQLGSPDMRIPIAYALAWPDRMETPCERLDLARIARLDFEEPDYERFPCLALAREALRAGGARPAILNAANEVAVAAFLADGLNFLEIAAIVADTLSRYDPPAPDTLDAVLAIDAEARRYAVERVKDCVA
- a CDS encoding isoprenyl transferase, with protein sequence MAANAAPLPADGVLPRHVAIIMDGNGRWAKKRFLPRIAGHRQGVEAVRRVSRAARQLGIEVLTLYAFSSENWRRPEDEVRDLMGLLRHFLASELDELISEGVKLKVIGEFRRLSPDLVEMIDQAMARTAASPGPTLVIALNYGAQAEIAAAARHLASEAAAGRIAIEAIDEKAIDNALETRDLPPLDLLIRTSGEQRLSNFLLWQAAYAELLFVDTLWPDFDGDTLAEAIGQFGRRQRRFGGL
- the frr gene encoding ribosome recycling factor, producing the protein MAAYDKADLERRMAGAVEALKHDLQGLRTGRASTALLDPVTVEVYGAHMPINQVATVSVPEPRMISVQVWDKSNVGPVEKAIRSAGLGLNPITDGQTLRLPIPDLTEERRKELAKLAGKYAEGARIAVRNVRRDGNDNLKTDEKKGVFGEDERKRHETEVQKLTDATIADIDAAAAAKEKEIMGK
- the bamA gene encoding outer membrane protein assembly factor BamA, giving the protein MGVSATKLLAGTILSAGIAVTPAMAQVATPPAAQPEAVAVAPQAQKTIRSLRVEGSQRLEPDTILSYTQLRVGGTYTNETIDQAIKDLIASDLLADVEIAGVETGDIVIRVRENPIINRVIFEGNKRLKSDKIVKEVKLAPRQIFTRTAVRADVARIVELYRRQGRFAANVEPKMVMLDQNRVDVIFEIREGPKSKVRQINIIGNEVFSDGKLRGEMATKQARITSIMSSNTSYDQDRLAYDQQKLRQFYLTEGYADFRVISAIAELTPDKKDFIITYVVEEGPRYKFGPITVDSAIRDFDDKKMAENLPIKEGQFYNAKAVEDSVETLSETAGLFGYAFADVRPEFQRDRENLTMTINFHIAETNRTYIERIDITGNTQTVDKVIRREMRVAEGDAFNTFLVKRSQDRINSLGFFQDKFEIERKEGSAPDRIVLSANVEERATGELTLSAGFSSLERFILQASIRQRNFRGKGQTLSASVDYSSYSKSVELGFTEPYLFDRNIALGATIFRRDYNAFNYIGSDRNTTYSQVSTGLQLVTGVPLTEYWTLSGRYTLMQDEVTLDKSSFYSDLNSDGVIGDNECDPLKAGRYYCDAIGTRITSLVGISLIYDSLNSRLRPTRGQRLVVGADFAGLGGDVRYARARIDGKKFWHVGSGFIASVSAEGGYIHSFEKSSGGGIDPVRITDRFYLGEPQFRGFDIRGVGPRVQRIGFTGDAVTGNQLLVTDRDQIVDDAIGGKGYYLAKAELEIPLGAGAAELGLRPSIFIQAGALFGIREPDKTVQFEQRTVGGVKMFNADGSPSLLPKDNFIKDANGNQLYIVSASDPVNTGALTTCQIGYTATSGGACSGTSVNAIYNIPTQPFLERFVGDSARPRLAIGIGVNWNSPFGPLRIDLSKALLTQPGDDPKLFTFNVGTQF
- a CDS encoding M50 family metallopeptidase; this translates as MIENPGILLTVLAFVLVLGPLVFLHELGHYLAGRWFGVKADEFSIGFGREIAGFTDKRGTRWKFGWLPLGGYVRFAGDMNPASQPDPNWLALPAEERSKTFQSKPLWQRAIIVAAGPIANFIVAIVLLAGFATLYGKPMTPTVIASVAAGSPAAAAGLQAGDRVTALGGREVGTFNELAEYTMFRPNEAMTVSFERGGQAMSADLTTGVREERDRFGNVYKIGFLGVGSGERVMQPVGLLEAPLIGMRETGRVIRTTIDGLGQIITGRRSIDELGGPLRIAKVSGERLSMGLNEFVFLIALISINLGFINLLPVPVLDGGHLLLYGIEAIRRRPVEPQVMEWAYRGGLMAVLALMVFVTLNDLGAFGVWRNLAGLIG